A window of the Streptomyces sp. NBC_01351 genome harbors these coding sequences:
- a CDS encoding J-domain-containing protein, which translates to MTERKPPGVDIESWVDRQIREAADRGEFENLPGYGKPLASLDAPYDELWWIKGKLHREGFSALPPALALRKEAEDALEAARAARSERQVRAILTEINEKIAAALRMPPSGPPLNLTEFDVEGLLEEWRAARAA; encoded by the coding sequence GTGACCGAGCGCAAACCCCCTGGCGTCGACATCGAGTCCTGGGTGGACCGGCAGATCAGAGAGGCCGCCGACCGCGGCGAGTTCGAGAACCTGCCGGGCTACGGAAAGCCGCTGGCCTCCCTCGACGCGCCCTACGACGAGCTGTGGTGGATCAAGGGGAAGTTGCACCGCGAGGGCTTCTCGGCCCTGCCCCCGGCGCTCGCGCTGCGCAAGGAGGCGGAGGACGCGCTGGAGGCGGCCCGCGCGGCCCGCTCGGAACGGCAGGTGCGGGCGATCCTCACGGAGATCAACGAGAAGATCGCCGCGGCCCTGCGCATGCCCCCGTCGGGGCCGCCGCTGAACCTCACCGAGTTCGACGTCGAAGGCTTACTGGAGGAATGGCGCGCGGCACGCGCCGCCTGA
- a CDS encoding DUF6882 domain-containing protein, translating to MIMRFSEEFLSETEHHAAWGAAQLETLTSFLPEGPWTADLEACLYRQGDLTLRVSVLGTYDTDEQSWMWGWANPGLRGTEAVALASAVERYGRARGIAEFTAETLDLSGFPDPRFAAETLAFAGMGVAETPGYIGVEAGPGTRVYFLPDDPQVPRAPLDPITLPRTLITGASLLGHAPRHVVTGYFDHHGVPVHEAGDRITAELPEGVPVRIAFDALGRIAEVSLAGRP from the coding sequence ATGATCATGCGATTCAGCGAAGAGTTCCTGTCGGAGACGGAGCATCACGCGGCCTGGGGCGCCGCGCAGCTCGAAACCCTGACCTCCTTCCTGCCCGAGGGTCCGTGGACGGCGGACCTGGAGGCCTGTCTGTACCGCCAGGGCGACCTCACACTGCGGGTCTCGGTCCTGGGCACCTACGACACGGACGAGCAGTCCTGGATGTGGGGCTGGGCCAACCCCGGCCTGCGGGGCACCGAAGCGGTCGCCCTCGCGAGCGCGGTCGAGCGCTACGGACGGGCCCGCGGCATAGCCGAGTTCACCGCGGAGACCCTGGACCTGTCGGGCTTCCCCGACCCGCGGTTCGCGGCGGAGACCCTGGCGTTCGCCGGGATGGGCGTCGCCGAGACCCCCGGTTACATCGGTGTCGAGGCGGGACCCGGCACGCGGGTCTACTTCCTGCCGGACGACCCGCAGGTCCCCCGGGCGCCCCTCGACCCGATCACCCTGCCGCGGACCCTCATCACCGGGGCCTCGCTCCTCGGCCATGCCCCGCGCCACGTCGTCACCGGGTACTTCGACCACCACGGTGTACCGGTGCACGAGGCCGGAGACCGGATCACGGCCGAGCTTCCCGAGGGGGTCCCGGTACGGATCGCGTTCGACGCACTCGGCCGCATCGCGGAAGTGAGTCTCGCCGGCCGGCCCTGA